From Nitrospirota bacterium, the proteins below share one genomic window:
- a CDS encoding Ig-like domain-containing protein, with product MSNGDYWLNPRFLKYHILYSLFFALLFTGCGSKVNSSGESQGFYPDYGVHVNDVVMIEINSPSAGTLWSGNSTGGSSASDTSNSVSDALPVKKSMALDIGTTTQFSVKAQDISGNSYENVRVAWTSENTNVVAVDNNGNIAGVSPGSAIVTANLTMPDGTIITDSVLITVFPSPVQDKVWVKNASTITRTMWDHASVLWNGYLYVSGGNSACGGDTDYQDCGFTNKVYFAKVNTDGSVGGFSVAGKMPVYLRGHSLLAYNGFMYIIGGIVQFPPPCNFTDPSCVLPNPLCNPLLDPACVNPDPNTYTHGPDDTVLNEKVYFASINPDGTIGTWQETAPLQLPELTPDLQAKAGLFAHSATVVNGYIYVTGGWNATLKKNVNTILIGKINIDGSITGWINQTGFDLPYNLSKHATVAVNVNGEYYLYVIGGNSGDLGAQLFHNEILFSKIAVDGIPGPWSYASNNLPVPLIDHAAVSLGRYVFVLGGRDGVEVCQQGTPGKDQVCTHPYNKFPDVYQYFVNDAGDLELVNYGQPLPSLPVPLFHHAAVADIVSGNIYVTGGASGDTENPVNRHNEVYYLSQ from the coding sequence GTGAGCAATGGAGATTATTGGTTGAACCCAAGATTTCTAAAATATCATATACTTTACAGCCTTTTTTTTGCGCTGCTCTTTACCGGATGCGGGAGTAAAGTAAACAGTTCCGGTGAGTCACAGGGATTCTATCCTGATTATGGGGTTCATGTTAATGATGTTGTGATGATTGAGATAAATTCACCTTCGGCCGGTACATTGTGGTCAGGGAACTCTACAGGAGGAAGTTCGGCATCAGACACTTCTAATTCAGTGAGTGATGCATTGCCCGTAAAAAAGAGTATGGCACTTGATATTGGGACAACTACCCAATTTTCAGTTAAGGCTCAGGATATATCAGGAAATAGTTATGAAAATGTAAGAGTTGCATGGACTTCTGAAAATACAAATGTAGTTGCAGTGGATAATAATGGGAATATTGCAGGTGTGTCTCCAGGGAGTGCAATAGTAACTGCTAATTTAACCATGCCCGATGGAACCATTATTACTGATAGTGTTTTGATCACAGTATTTCCATCTCCGGTTCAGGACAAAGTCTGGGTTAAGAATGCTTCAACTATTACACGTACCATGTGGGACCACGCCTCAGTTTTATGGAATGGTTATTTATATGTTTCCGGTGGAAATTCAGCATGCGGCGGTGATACAGATTATCAGGATTGTGGGTTTACTAATAAGGTTTATTTTGCAAAAGTAAATACAGACGGGTCAGTAGGCGGCTTTAGTGTGGCCGGCAAGATGCCGGTCTACCTGAGGGGGCACTCACTTCTTGCGTATAACGGTTTCATGTACATTATAGGCGGGATTGTTCAATTCCCGCCCCCATGTAATTTTACAGACCCCTCTTGCGTTCTCCCCAATCCCCTTTGTAATCCATTATTGGACCCTGCTTGCGTGAATCCGGACCCGAATACATATACACATGGCCCGGATGACACTGTTCTGAACGAGAAAGTATATTTTGCAAGCATAAATCCTGACGGGACAATCGGCACATGGCAAGAGACAGCTCCACTTCAGTTACCTGAGTTGACACCGGACTTGCAGGCTAAGGCCGGCCTTTTTGCCCATTCTGCAACTGTTGTAAACGGGTATATTTATGTAACAGGAGGGTGGAATGCAACCCTCAAAAAGAATGTGAATACTATATTGATTGGGAAAATAAATATTGATGGGAGTATAACAGGATGGATAAATCAGACCGGCTTTGATCTTCCATATAATCTCAGCAAACATGCCACGGTTGCAGTTAATGTAAATGGAGAGTATTATCTCTATGTTATTGGAGGTAATAGCGGCGACCTTGGTGCACAGTTATTTCATAATGAGATTCTTTTTTCAAAGATAGCCGTTGACGGCATCCCGGGGCCATGGAGCTATGCATCAAATAATCTTCCTGTTCCCTTAATAGACCACGCGGCTGTAAGTTTAGGCAGATATGTTTTTGTGTTAGGTGGAAGGGATGGAGTTGAAGTATGCCAACAAGGGACACCGGGTAAAGATCAGGTATGTACTCATCCTTACAATAAGTTCCCGGATGTTTACCAGTATTTTGTTAATGACGCTGGAGACCTCGAACTTGTGAACTATGGACAACCACTCCCCTCATTACCTGTACCACTATTCCACCATGCGGCTGTTGCCGATATTGTTTCCGGAAATATTTATGTAACCGGCGGTGCAAGCGGGGATACAGAAAACCCGGTAAACAGGCATAATGAAGTTTATTACCTCTCACAGTAA
- the nadB gene encoding L-aspartate oxidase, whose translation MKTDFLIIGSGIAGLRTAIELSIHGKVLIVTKDRSIESSSSYAQGGIAVVTGEDDTSHFHIEDTLKAGYGLCKKQAVKALVEEGPELVSQIIEWGVRFDKSDGKYLAGLEGAHSRRRILHFKDSTGEEIVKVLRSKALESNHISKLSKHFIVDLIIRDGTCKGAILLNENSGEIFPVAAKAVIIATGGAGQIFLRTSNPSGATGDGIAAAYRSGAVLEDMEFVQFHPTSFALKGAPSFLITEALRGEGALLRNVKKKRFMPAYHPLAELAPRDEVSRSIIYEMKKTNSDFVLLDATRIKSSLLRERFPTAWNACKQYGIDITKDMIPVSPAAHFIIGGIKTDIWGRTSVPGLFAAGEAACTGVHGANRLASNSLLEGLVFGKRTGISALGYSGGIRINREIRIKDSDFRLSKGHKNQRDKNVPPILNLLFTDGGPSPFADRRGFLTPPEKFSSETVKEELKKTMWQNVGIIRSESTLKQALKDIICLLSSFEIHGFTRKELEAVNMLNTAMAITLSALKRKESVGTNFREDFPEWSGKVKHFSLKVDRLKTEGKAAG comes from the coding sequence TTGAGCTTAGCATTCACGGGAAAGTCCTCATAGTTACAAAAGACAGGTCAATTGAGAGCAGTTCAAGTTATGCACAGGGCGGCATTGCTGTTGTCACCGGTGAAGACGACACATCTCATTTTCATATCGAAGATACCCTCAAGGCAGGATACGGTCTGTGTAAAAAGCAGGCGGTAAAAGCGCTTGTTGAGGAGGGGCCGGAGTTAGTAAGCCAGATAATCGAATGGGGAGTAAGGTTTGATAAGAGTGACGGTAAATATCTCGCAGGACTTGAAGGCGCTCATAGTAGACGACGGATATTGCACTTCAAAGATTCTACCGGCGAAGAAATTGTAAAGGTACTGAGGTCAAAGGCCCTTGAGAGTAATCATATCTCCAAACTCTCAAAACATTTTATCGTAGACCTGATAATAAGAGATGGTACATGCAAAGGGGCCATACTCTTAAATGAAAATAGCGGTGAGATATTCCCTGTTGCTGCAAAGGCTGTAATCATTGCAACAGGCGGGGCCGGGCAGATTTTTTTACGAACGTCAAATCCATCAGGAGCTACAGGTGATGGTATTGCCGCTGCATACAGGAGCGGTGCTGTGCTTGAAGACATGGAGTTCGTACAGTTTCACCCAACATCCTTTGCTCTGAAAGGCGCCCCATCCTTCCTCATAACAGAGGCATTACGTGGGGAAGGTGCACTTCTTAGAAATGTCAAAAAGAAACGTTTTATGCCTGCATATCACCCCCTTGCTGAACTTGCACCACGTGATGAAGTCTCACGATCCATAATTTACGAGATGAAGAAAACCAATTCAGACTTTGTACTATTGGATGCAACCCGTATAAAATCTTCATTACTTAGAGAACGGTTCCCAACGGCGTGGAATGCATGTAAGCAATATGGGATTGATATTACAAAGGATATGATACCTGTAAGTCCTGCTGCTCACTTTATTATAGGCGGAATCAAGACAGATATATGGGGACGTACATCTGTTCCCGGCCTTTTTGCAGCAGGTGAAGCTGCATGTACAGGCGTTCACGGGGCAAACAGGCTTGCATCCAATTCTCTGCTGGAAGGACTTGTATTCGGCAAAAGAACCGGTATATCAGCGTTAGGTTATTCAGGGGGTATCAGAATAAACAGGGAGATACGGATAAAAGACAGCGACTTTAGACTCAGTAAGGGGCATAAAAATCAGCGGGACAAGAATGTCCCACCTATCCTCAATTTATTATTCACGGATGGGGGGCCATCACCATTTGCAGATAGGCGGGGTTTTCTAACCCCGCCGGAAAAATTTTCGAGTGAAACCGTCAAAGAAGAACTAAAAAAGACAATGTGGCAAAATGTCGGAATAATCCGTTCAGAATCAACATTAAAGCAGGCATTAAAAGATATAATCTGCCTCCTCTCTTCTTTTGAAATTCATGGATTCACAAGAAAGGAATTAGAGGCTGTGAATATGCTGAATACTGCAATGGCGATCACTTTATCAGCCTTAAAGCGGAAAGAGAGTGTCGGTACAAATTTCCGTGAAGATTTCCCGGAGTGGAGCGGAAAGGTAAAACACTTTAGTCTGAAGGTTGATAGGCTGAAGACTGAAGGTAAAGCGGCAGGCTGA
- a CDS encoding divergent polysaccharide deacetylase family protein gives MKKFILIIALIIITAAVLFLIYRNRPVSKPVLVQKQERIETPQPESVPEALPPHHNNARIAIVIDDLGYDKKIYREFVELGIPLTFSVLPGERYSANIARGASHLKYEVMLHLPMEPQSRLVNPGKWVILHNMSRDEMLSQLSKDIRAVPNIAGVNNHMGSLLTEDSHAMNIVLGGLRNKGLYFLDSKTTPNSKAFEIAKGMGIKSGRRDVFLDNNADVDYIKGQIDIAIKLAKKKGEATVIGHPRIETLKALRARLSAFEKEGIDLVPVSEVVN, from the coding sequence GTGAAAAAATTCATTTTAATAATAGCCTTGATTATCATTACGGCTGCTGTATTATTTCTGATTTATAGAAACAGGCCGGTCAGCAAGCCGGTACTTGTGCAGAAACAGGAGCGAATAGAGACGCCGCAGCCGGAGAGTGTTCCCGAAGCTCTGCCGCCTCATCATAATAATGCAAGGATTGCGATTGTGATTGATGACCTAGGTTATGATAAAAAAATTTACAGAGAGTTTGTTGAACTTGGGATACCGCTAACATTTTCTGTTCTTCCGGGGGAAAGGTATTCTGCAAATATTGCACGGGGTGCAAGCCATCTGAAATATGAGGTAATGCTTCATCTGCCGATGGAACCACAAAGCAGATTAGTAAATCCAGGCAAATGGGTAATCCTGCACAATATGTCCAGAGATGAAATGCTTAGTCAGCTTTCAAAGGATATACGTGCAGTCCCCAATATTGCAGGTGTTAATAACCACATGGGTTCGCTTCTCACAGAAGACAGCCATGCAATGAATATTGTACTTGGAGGCCTGCGTAATAAAGGTTTGTATTTCCTTGACAGTAAAACTACTCCTAACTCAAAGGCGTTTGAGATTGCAAAGGGCATGGGGATCAAGAGCGGGAGGCGTGATGTTTTTCTTGATAATAATGCTGATGTAGACTACATTAAGGGACAGATAGATATAGCAATCAAATTGGCTAAAAAGAAGGGTGAGGCTACTGTTATAGGTCATCCACGGATAGAGACATTGAAGGCACTCAGGGCAAGGCTTTCTGCTTTTGAAAAAGAAGGGATTGATTTGGTCCCGGTGTCTGAAGTGGTGAATTAA
- the tsaD gene encoding tRNA (adenosine(37)-N6)-threonylcarbamoyltransferase complex transferase subunit TsaD produces MSYILGIESSCDETAASVLKDGRQILSSIIGYQYEIHNKYGGIVPELACRRHIEVIYPIVNEAIEKAGIKLSDLDAVAVTSGPGLIGALLVGISFAKSLSYSLNIPLISVNHLEGHLWAICLKHRVQRPFIALVVSGGHTNLYIVEDIGTYKLLGSTLDDAAGEAFDKVSKILGLGYPGGPAIEKRAESGDAGSIQFPRPLLKKDGFDFSFSGMKTAVLSYVKSRYKYAHVDDIPEILNSEEQLRSDIAASFQNAVVDVLVHKSLAAVQKTGIKRLVLSGGVACNKLLREKMKEAGVREGIKVYIPEPEFCTDNAAMIAWIGNRYFKKGKFADMKLNPDADSKIGRGEEVRGRK; encoded by the coding sequence ATGAGTTACATCCTTGGCATAGAATCTTCATGTGATGAGACCGCCGCTTCAGTACTGAAAGATGGCCGGCAGATTTTATCGAGTATAATTGGTTATCAATATGAAATACACAATAAATACGGGGGCATTGTCCCTGAGCTTGCCTGCCGCAGGCACATAGAAGTTATTTATCCTATTGTTAATGAGGCAATAGAAAAGGCCGGCATTAAATTAAGCGACCTGGATGCAGTTGCGGTAACATCAGGGCCTGGTTTGATTGGTGCGCTTCTTGTTGGTATTTCCTTTGCAAAGTCCCTTTCATACTCCTTAAACATCCCGCTAATAAGTGTTAACCATCTGGAAGGCCACTTATGGGCAATATGCCTTAAACACAGGGTTCAGCGTCCATTTATCGCACTTGTTGTCTCTGGTGGACACACAAATCTTTATATCGTCGAGGATATCGGCACATACAAGTTGCTTGGAAGCACACTTGATGATGCAGCAGGAGAGGCATTTGATAAGGTCTCAAAGATATTAGGTCTAGGCTATCCCGGAGGGCCTGCGATTGAGAAGCGTGCTGAATCAGGGGATGCAGGGTCAATACAATTTCCAAGGCCATTGTTAAAAAAAGACGGTTTTGATTTTAGTTTCAGTGGCATGAAAACTGCAGTGTTAAGTTATGTAAAGAGCAGGTATAAGTATGCCCATGTTGATGATATACCTGAAATCTTAAACAGTGAGGAGCAGCTAAGGTCTGATATTGCCGCAAGTTTCCAGAATGCAGTAGTGGATGTCCTGGTGCACAAGAGTCTTGCCGCAGTTCAGAAGACAGGCATTAAGAGGCTCGTGTTATCAGGCGGTGTGGCTTGCAATAAGCTATTGAGAGAAAAGATGAAGGAGGCAGGCGTTCGGGAGGGTATAAAGGTTTATATACCTGAACCTGAGTTTTGTACTGATAATGCGGCAATGATAGCATGGATTGGTAACCGGTATTTTAAGAAAGGGAAATTCGCAGACATGAAGTTGAATCCTGATGCGGACAGCAAGATAGGGCGTGGAGAAGAGGTTAGAGGTAGGAAGTAA
- a CDS encoding lytic transglycosylase domain-containing protein, which produces MLSPQSVKAEIYTYEDENGTVHFSNVPTDPQYKMIIPPKIEKRVPSYLSLKSDNGIKKSEFNKLIETKSYKYGLDPALVKAVIAVESDFNPNAISEKGARGLMQLMPMTANELGVFDSFNPDANVDGGTKYLRYLLDYFSWDVDLALAAYHAGIMRVIQNTGVPPIPATHQYIGKVKTTYRKYMVE; this is translated from the coding sequence ATGTTAAGCCCTCAATCTGTAAAGGCGGAGATATATACTTATGAAGATGAAAACGGGACCGTACATTTTTCCAATGTACCTACAGACCCTCAGTATAAGATGATTATTCCTCCAAAGATTGAAAAACGTGTCCCATCCTATCTTTCTCTAAAATCGGATAATGGTATAAAGAAATCTGAATTTAATAAATTAATAGAGACGAAGTCTTACAAGTACGGGCTTGACCCGGCCCTTGTAAAGGCAGTCATAGCCGTAGAGTCCGACTTCAATCCCAATGCCATATCAGAAAAAGGGGCGAGGGGGCTGATGCAATTGATGCCTATGACAGCCAATGAACTTGGGGTATTTGATTCTTTTAATCCTGATGCGAATGTTGACGGAGGGACGAAATACCTGAGATACCTGCTGGACTATTTTAGTTGGGATGTAGACCTTGCCCTTGCAGCATATCATGCCGGAATTATGCGGGTGATACAGAATACCGGTGTTCCGCCAATACCTGCCACACATCAATACATCGGCAAGGTAAAGACTACTTACAGGAAGTATATGGTGGAATAA
- a CDS encoding ATP-dependent Clp protease ATP-binding subunit: MFERFTDRGRKIIILAREEAERHQNDYLGTEHVLLAILRDGEGAPLIVLKKMGLSPEQIRMEVERNLPSGGVTMTYGEIPFTPRVKKVIEYAIEEAKLLGHNFVSSEHLLLGLIREEDGIGGKILRSLGANLLTARQLTLSFLKRVQTREREKKSNTPAIDEFGRDLTALAVEGQLDPVIGRDNEIERVLQILSRRTKNNPVLIGEAGVGKTAIVEGLAQKIVNLEVPDNLLNKRVVALDLGALVAGTKYRGQFEERLKVIMKEITTAGNIIIFIDELHTLVGAGAAEGSIDASNMLKPAFARGEIQCIGATTLDEYRKYIEKDGALKRRFQPIYVSPTTSDETVEIIKGLRKRYEDHHNVYIVDEAIEEAVRLSDRYITDRFLPDKAIDVIDEAGSRAKLVSHFVPEKIRAVEQELKNVLREKEVVSRMQRYEAVARFREEEEKLRDMIDDAKRDWRNQLDKSRPVVGKEEIAFIVSKMTGIPLIKLEEGETQRLLMIEEELHKRIVGQDEAISVIARAIRRSRAGLKGVKRPIGSFIFLGPTGVGKTELAKALAEYLFDNEDALIKIDMSEYMEKFSSSRLMGAPPGYVGHEEGGQLTEKVRRRPYSVILFDEIEKAHPDMFNMLLQVFEDGCLTDSLGRKVDFRNTIIIMTSNIGARVIEKGAALGFQTPSEETQIKKMKGSITTELKNVFNPEFLNRIDEIVVFHPLNKEHLIKIVDILLDEVNERLTISDMHLEVTTEVKEWIINEGYQHMYGARPMRRAIQKYIEDPLSEEIIKGRFKESKRIKSVLRDGRPDFIEEEVLAEV; this comes from the coding sequence ATTCGTATGGAGGTAGAAAGGAATCTCCCGTCCGGCGGCGTTACCATGACTTATGGTGAGATCCCGTTTACCCCCCGTGTTAAAAAGGTAATAGAGTATGCAATTGAAGAGGCGAAACTATTAGGGCATAACTTTGTAAGCAGTGAACACCTGCTCCTCGGTCTTATCAGGGAAGAAGATGGTATCGGTGGAAAGATACTTAGAAGCCTTGGTGCTAATCTGCTTACCGCAAGACAGCTTACCCTCAGCTTCCTCAAGCGGGTTCAGACAAGGGAGCGTGAGAAAAAGAGCAACACACCGGCGATTGACGAATTCGGCAGAGACCTTACAGCACTTGCTGTTGAAGGCCAGCTTGACCCTGTTATCGGCCGCGATAATGAGATTGAACGTGTACTACAGATATTAAGCAGGCGTACTAAGAATAATCCGGTTTTGATAGGCGAGGCCGGTGTCGGCAAGACTGCAATTGTTGAGGGGCTTGCCCAGAAGATTGTAAACCTTGAGGTACCTGATAACCTTCTGAATAAGAGGGTGGTTGCACTTGACCTTGGGGCACTCGTTGCCGGAACAAAGTACAGAGGACAGTTTGAAGAGCGGTTAAAGGTAATAATGAAAGAGATTACTACAGCCGGCAATATTATTATATTTATTGACGAACTCCATACCCTTGTAGGCGCCGGTGCTGCTGAAGGTTCAATAGATGCATCCAATATGCTGAAGCCTGCATTTGCAAGAGGGGAGATACAGTGCATAGGTGCAACAACCCTCGATGAGTACAGAAAATACATTGAGAAAGACGGTGCCCTAAAACGGAGATTCCAGCCTATCTATGTTAGTCCAACCACTTCAGATGAAACTGTAGAGATTATAAAGGGGCTTCGTAAGAGATATGAAGACCACCACAATGTTTATATAGTTGATGAGGCTATTGAAGAGGCTGTCCGCTTGTCTGACAGGTATATTACAGACAGGTTCCTTCCGGATAAGGCGATTGATGTGATTGATGAGGCCGGTTCACGTGCTAAATTAGTCTCCCATTTTGTACCGGAAAAGATCCGTGCAGTTGAACAGGAATTAAAGAATGTCCTGCGTGAGAAAGAGGTAGTAAGCAGGATGCAGAGGTATGAGGCTGTTGCAAGGTTCAGGGAAGAAGAGGAAAAGCTCAGGGATATGATTGATGATGCAAAGCGTGACTGGCGTAATCAGCTTGATAAGTCAAGGCCTGTTGTCGGCAAGGAAGAGATAGCATTTATTGTTTCAAAAATGACTGGAATTCCTCTGATAAAGCTTGAAGAGGGTGAGACACAAAGACTGCTTATGATTGAAGAAGAACTTCATAAGAGGATTGTAGGACAGGATGAGGCAATATCCGTTATTGCAAGGGCAATCAGACGTTCACGTGCCGGATTAAAGGGTGTGAAGAGGCCGATTGGCTCGTTTATCTTCCTCGGTCCGACAGGTGTTGGAAAGACAGAGCTTGCCAAGGCCCTTGCTGAATATCTCTTTGATAATGAGGATGCCCTTATAAAGATAGATATGTCGGAGTATATGGAGAAGTTCAGCTCGTCAAGGCTGATGGGAGCGCCTCCGGGATATGTAGGACATGAGGAGGGCGGTCAGTTAACAGAGAAAGTCAGAAGGAGACCTTACTCTGTAATACTTTTTGATGAGATAGAAAAGGCCCATCCTGATATGTTTAATATGCTCTTACAGGTATTTGAGGATGGATGCCTTACAGACAGTCTGGGACGCAAGGTAGACTTCAGAAATACGATAATAATAATGACATCAAATATTGGTGCAAGGGTTATTGAAAAAGGTGCGGCATTAGGTTTCCAGACACCGTCTGAAGAGACCCAGATAAAAAAGATGAAAGGCTCAATTACTACAGAGCTGAAGAATGTTTTCAATCCTGAGTTCCTGAACCGTATTGATGAGATTGTGGTATTCCATCCGCTTAACAAGGAACATCTTATAAAGATCGTTGACATTCTTTTAGATGAGGTAAACGAGCGTCTTACAATCAGCGATATGCACCTTGAGGTAACAACAGAGGTTAAGGAATGGATTATAAATGAGGGCTATCAGCACATGTACGGGGCACGTCCTATGAGGCGTGCAATCCAGAAGTATATTGAAGACCCGCTCTCAGAGGAAATAATTAAGGGACGGTTTAAGGAGTCAAAAAGGATAAAAAGCGTGCTTCGAGACGGCAGACCGGATTTTATAGAGGAAGAGGTGCTGGCAGAGGTCTGA